The following are encoded together in the Daucus carota subsp. sativus chromosome 5, DH1 v3.0, whole genome shotgun sequence genome:
- the LOC108222100 gene encoding uncharacterized protein LOC108222100 — translation MGRGAITDKWSSRALWLCAIGTAVGFYMVAVERQTQNREKMMAEAMKASMESGSGASENV, via the exons ATGGGGAGAGGAGCTATCACGGATAAATGGTCATCAAGGGCTCTATGGCTGTGTGCAATCGGAACTGCAGTTG GGTTTTATATGGTTGCTGTGGAAAGGCAAACACAGAATAGAGAAAAAATGATGGCTGAAGCTATGAAGGCAAGTATGGAGTCAGGTTCTGGTGCCAGTGAAAATGTATGA
- the LOC108220504 gene encoding MLO-like protein 14, protein MVEQDDEESRSLALTPTWSVATVLTVFVAVSLLVERSIYRLCNWLRKTNRKPLLAAVEKMKEELMLLGFISLLLTATSSIIANICISSKFYNSAFAPCTRSAVDEDNENNASHERKLLTAFGFPHLSRRVLNTLNENTCKQDYEPFVSYEGLEQLHRFIFVMAITHISYSCLTMLLAVVKIHSWRAWEDEAVRDRNNMLHEIAREKTMQRQSSLVKFHASRPLVNNGFFVWVICFFRQFGSSVVGADYLTLRKGFIANHNLTSKYDFHSYMVRSMEEEFQRIVGVSAPLWGFVVAFMLFNIKGSNLYFWIAIIPVTLVLLVGTKLQHVIATLALESAGITGLITGAKLKPRDELFWFKKPQLLLTLIHFILFQNAFELASFFWFWWQFGYNSCFIKNHMLVYLRLTLGFAGQFLCSYSTLPLYALVTQMGTNYKAALIPQRIRETIHGWGKAARKRRRHKFFADDSTIHTDTSTVLSVEEYQDHVFDSPHGGPHSGTEIELQPPTYITTGQSPTANENSSRVGTPLLRPSGSIPSPPIPNSPPGVIERSSSMSSRRMKKDSDEYR, encoded by the exons ATGGTGGAACAAGACGACGAGGAGTCGAGGTCTTTGGCCTTAACACCTACATGGTCTGTTGCTACTGTGTTGACCGTCTTTGTTGCTGTTTCATTGCTTGTGGAACGCTCCATTTACCGCTTATGTAAT TGGCTCCGGAAAACCAATCGGAAGCCTTTGCTTGCAGCTGTGGAGAAAATGAAAGAAG AGTTGATGCTGCTTGGGTTCATATCTCTTCTTCTTACAGCTACCTCGAGTATCATAGCCAATATATGTATCTCATCAAAGTTCTACAACAGTGCATTTGCTCCGTGCACCAGGTCTGCAGTTGATGAGGACAATGAGAATAATGCTTCCCATGAACGCAAACTTTTGACAGCTTTTGGTTTTCCTCATTTATCGAGGAGAGTTTTGAATACTCTTAATGAAAATACCTGCAAGCAG GACTATGAGCCGTTTGTATCATATGAAGGACTTGAGCAACTACACAGGTTCATATTTGTTATGGCAATTACGCATATATCTTATAGTTGCTTAACGATGCTGCTGGCAGTTGTAAAG ATCCACAGTTGGAGGGCATGGGAGGATGAAGCTGTAAGAGACCGGAACAATATGTTACATG AGATTGCAAGAGAGaagacaatgcaaagacaaTCATCCCTTGTCAAATTTCATGCATCGCGTCCTTTGGTCAATAATGGTTTTTTCGTTTGGGTG ATATGTTTTTTCCGGCAATTTGGGAGTTCAGTTGTCGGTGCAGATTATCTGACACTTCGTAAAGGTTTCATTGCG AACCACAACCTCAcatcaaaatatgattttcacAGCTACATGGTTCGTTCAATGGAAGAAGAGTTCCAGAGGATAGTTGGTGTGAG TGCCCCGCTCTGGGGATTTGTTGTGGCCTTTATGCTGTTTAATATCAAAG GGTCTAATCTCTATTTCTGGATAGCTATAATTCCTGTGACT CTGGTTCTACTCGTGGGCACGAAATTACAACATGTTATAGCAACGTTGGCACTGGAGAGCGCTGGAATAACTGGACTCATCACTGGAGCAAAATTAAAACCTCGAGATGAACTCTTTTGGTTCAAGAAGCCTCAGCTTTTGTTGACCTTGATCCATTTTATACTTTTTCAG AATGCATTTGAGCTGGCTTCCTTCTTCTGGTTCTGG TGGCAATTCGGGTACAATTCTTGCTTCATTAAGAATCATATGCTCGTGTATCTGCGGCTAACATTGGG ATTCGCGGGACAATTTCTCTGCAGCTACAGCACCTTGCCGCTATATGCACTGGTCACTCAG ATGGGAACAAACTACAAAGCAGCTCTAATTCCACAGAGGATACGGGAAACAATCCATGGGTGGGGGAAGGCTGCTAGGAAGAGGAGAAGGCACAAGTTTTTCGCTGATGATTCAACTATTCACACAGACACGAGCACAGTATTGTCAGTCGAAGAATATCAGGATCATGTGTTTGATAGTCCTCATGGCGGTCCACATTCAGGAACTGAAATCGAGTTACAGCCCCCTACTTACATTACAACTGGCCAATCACCGACTGCTAATGAAAACTCAAGTCGCGTTGGTACTCCTCTTCTCCGCCCATCTGGTTCCATTCCTTCCCCTCCTATACCTAATTCTCCGCCAGGGGTCATAGAAAGATCTTCTTCAATGTCAAGCAGAAGAATGAAGAAAGACAGTGATGAATACAGGTGA